From one Candidatus Thorarchaeota archaeon genomic stretch:
- a CDS encoding MFS transporter → MTSPKTAEIVSDDTTSITPQSGGLRQVLMLAISLCMLQIGFGIITPIFPYYIAALGVGATELGVLAASFALSRIVFASPLGGLSDSRGRKPVMLAALLGFASANVMYAFAPDIWVMIFARAIEGAVSAGFYPAANAYVSDVTIPKNRGTGMGYLSMGNMVGFVIGPTAGGVMAQFLGIRLPFLVATVFTMGTLMALYVLVNEPKKNKDPFEETDSSVDLRKVFGRHTHSYFALAVALFGNMFAIGILEVAFLVDAVTRFGVIPIQISFFFGIIGIITLLGNLGFGHLSDRIGRKWLIVFGCVISGGAMFVFMLSSNVIGFYLGGAVLGVGLSMRGPTIQALIGDLTDDEAYGKVMGAYGAISNSAYVVGPILGGRLYDSTGSCLSSLAMAGTVSLVGAITTSLGLPDSVPEDNSSDYERVRD, encoded by the coding sequence ATGACATCGCCCAAGACAGCGGAAATAGTATCTGATGATACCACCTCTATCACGCCTCAGAGCGGTGGCCTGCGTCAAGTTCTAATGCTCGCAATTTCACTCTGTATGCTCCAGATTGGTTTTGGAATCATCACTCCGATTTTTCCCTATTACATCGCTGCTCTTGGCGTTGGTGCTACAGAATTAGGTGTTTTGGCTGCATCTTTTGCTCTCTCACGAATAGTATTTGCGAGTCCTTTAGGAGGCCTCTCTGATAGCCGAGGAAGAAAACCTGTGATGCTTGCAGCTTTGTTGGGATTCGCTTCAGCGAATGTGATGTATGCATTTGCGCCTGACATCTGGGTTATGATTTTTGCGAGAGCAATTGAAGGAGCAGTTTCCGCTGGATTCTATCCTGCCGCAAACGCTTACGTGTCAGATGTAACCATTCCAAAGAACCGCGGTACTGGTATGGGCTATCTCAGCATGGGAAATATGGTTGGCTTCGTCATCGGTCCGACTGCTGGCGGTGTCATGGCTCAGTTTCTTGGAATCAGATTGCCTTTCTTGGTGGCTACTGTGTTTACTATGGGGACCCTTATGGCCCTCTATGTTCTGGTAAATGAACCGAAGAAAAACAAAGACCCATTTGAAGAAACCGATTCCTCAGTAGACCTCAGAAAAGTCTTTGGCCGGCATACGCACTCTTACTTCGCTTTAGCTGTGGCTCTTTTTGGAAACATGTTTGCCATTGGGATCTTAGAGGTTGCATTTCTAGTCGACGCGGTAACTCGATTTGGGGTTATTCCCATTCAGATATCGTTCTTCTTTGGCATAATTGGTATAATCACGCTGCTTGGAAATCTTGGCTTTGGTCATCTGTCGGATCGAATTGGCCGTAAATGGCTAATAGTGTTCGGTTGTGTGATTAGTGGTGGTGCTATGTTTGTCTTCATGTTATCCTCAAATGTAATAGGATTCTATCTGGGTGGGGCAGTCCTAGGCGTTGGCCTTTCAATGCGTGGACCGACAATTCAAGCTTTGATTGGAGATCTTACAGATGATGAAGCTTATGGGAAAGTGATGGGAGCATACGGTGCTATCAGTAATAGTGCTTACGTGGTAGGACCGATTCTAGGTGGGCGACTCTATGACTCTACCGGTAGTTGTCTGTCAAGTTTGGCCATGGCCGGGACAGTATCACTCGTTGGGGCTATTACAACTTCACTAGGACTTCCCGATTCAGTACCTGAAGATAATAGCTCCGACTACGAAAGAGTCAGAGATTAG
- the amrB gene encoding AmmeMemoRadiSam system protein B codes for MTRLPVVAGKFYEGQKGLLEQRLEDCFSKKMGPEKTPVGTPGENRNIKAVIAPHAGYVYSGMTAAHSYLEIFEDGRPDHIIILGPNHSGQGARAAICEEDWETPLGVVKYDTELGKAILDENEFVKSDCVAHAQEHSIEVQLPFLQYIFDSAPPFVPICLKTQSYEICKSLGETFASLSEEMDILVIASSDFTHFEPADTAKRKDNQAMEYLEFLDSEGFINFVREHRISICGAGPIASAVVYANEQGAEEFRLLQYTNSGDVTGDKESVVAYVAAEIV; via the coding sequence ATGACACGTCTTCCGGTAGTAGCAGGCAAATTCTACGAAGGACAGAAGGGGCTTCTAGAGCAGAGGCTTGAGGATTGCTTCTCCAAGAAAATGGGGCCAGAAAAAACACCAGTAGGCACACCTGGAGAAAATAGGAATATTAAGGCGGTGATTGCTCCTCATGCAGGCTATGTATATTCGGGTATGACTGCCGCACACTCCTACCTAGAGATTTTCGAAGACGGAAGACCTGATCACATAATCATATTAGGTCCCAATCACTCAGGGCAAGGAGCGCGAGCTGCTATCTGTGAAGAGGACTGGGAAACACCACTTGGTGTAGTCAAGTATGATACCGAGCTGGGAAAGGCCATTCTTGACGAAAATGAATTTGTCAAAAGCGATTGCGTTGCTCACGCTCAAGAGCATTCAATTGAAGTTCAGCTTCCTTTCTTACAGTACATATTTGATAGCGCTCCTCCATTTGTTCCCATCTGTCTGAAAACTCAGTCATATGAAATCTGCAAATCTCTTGGTGAAACCTTTGCTTCATTGAGTGAAGAAATGGATATTCTGGTTATAGCCAGTTCCGATTTCACCCATTTTGAACCGGCAGATACAGCTAAAAGAAAAGATAACCAAGCAATGGAGTATCTCGAATTCTTAGATTCAGAGGGTTTCATCAATTTTGTTCGTGAACATAGAATCAGTATTTGTGGCGCTGGACCAATAGCATCCGCGGTCGTCTATGCTAACGAACAAGGGGCTGAGGAATTCAGACTCCTTCAATACACGAATTCTGGTGATGTGACCGGAGACAAAGAAAGCGTTGTAGCATACGTTGCGGCAGAAATAGTTTGA
- a CDS encoding histidine--tRNA ligase: MTEMQTVRGMRDLMGPEMYVRDYLIQTAVDVFKLFGYEPLDSPAVELWKTLSAKGGEEIEADTFKFTDKGDRQVGLRFDLTVPLARIVSSNPTLPKPFKRYAIGKAWRYDRPQAGRYREFTQADVDVIGNTTPAADAEVVMVALEFMNAIFDDDHSLIKINNRKVLRGLTEKAGIPKELTHECFRAIDKLDKIGVEGVVEELGEKGMNQEQIEFLSNNVFDEEETISSLDEFRDLLSGSDVGLEGVAELARMEDIFTKAELGKFIKFDISLARGLDYYTGPVFEGRYLGEPDVGSIAGGGRYDNLIEKFGGPSIGATGISLGVGRIIDILMEKGLGEELRPKLDVFVAPISKDMQKYAMSIQKDMIRAGFSCGVDLMDRPLGRLLEQADDEGAALAIIVGERDLSEGKLSIRDMKTKKTTQVPKEEIVHHVEEGLDKASES; this comes from the coding sequence ATGACTGAAATGCAGACAGTCCGTGGTATGCGAGACTTAATGGGCCCAGAAATGTATGTTCGCGATTATCTCATCCAGACAGCTGTTGACGTTTTCAAGCTCTTTGGATACGAACCTCTGGATTCTCCGGCTGTAGAATTGTGGAAGACCCTTTCTGCAAAAGGAGGAGAAGAGATTGAAGCAGATACTTTCAAATTCACGGACAAGGGTGACAGACAAGTTGGACTCAGATTTGATCTTACAGTACCTTTGGCAAGAATAGTTTCATCAAACCCCACTCTTCCAAAACCATTCAAGAGATATGCCATAGGAAAGGCATGGAGATATGACAGACCACAAGCCGGCAGATACAGAGAATTTACACAAGCGGATGTTGATGTGATAGGCAATACCACACCTGCAGCAGATGCCGAGGTTGTTATGGTTGCTCTTGAATTCATGAATGCAATATTCGATGATGATCATTCCCTCATTAAAATCAACAACAGAAAGGTGCTCCGCGGGCTAACAGAAAAAGCAGGCATACCTAAAGAACTCACACACGAATGTTTCAGAGCCATAGACAAGCTGGACAAAATCGGTGTTGAAGGTGTGGTCGAAGAGCTTGGCGAAAAAGGCATGAACCAAGAACAGATTGAATTTCTATCGAACAATGTCTTTGATGAAGAAGAGACTATCTCTAGTCTTGATGAATTTCGAGATCTCTTATCCGGCTCAGATGTCGGATTAGAAGGTGTAGCGGAGCTCGCCAGAATGGAAGATATCTTCACCAAAGCAGAACTAGGAAAATTCATCAAATTCGATATTTCTCTTGCTAGGGGGTTAGACTACTACACAGGTCCAGTTTTTGAGGGGCGATATTTGGGAGAACCAGATGTTGGATCGATTGCAGGAGGAGGTAGATATGACAACCTTATCGAGAAGTTTGGCGGACCATCAATTGGTGCGACAGGGATATCACTGGGGGTAGGGAGAATCATCGACATACTGATGGAAAAAGGGTTAGGCGAGGAACTTCGACCCAAACTGGATGTATTTGTGGCTCCTATCTCAAAGGATATGCAGAAGTATGCAATGAGCATACAGAAAGATATGATAAGAGCAGGCTTCTCTTGTGGTGTCGATTTGATGGATAGGCCCTTGGGGAGGTTGCTTGAGCAGGCTGATGATGAAGGTGCTGCTCTGGCGATTATCGTGGGTGAAAGGGACCTAAGCGAAGGTAAGCTTAGTATCAGAGACATGAAGACTAAGAAAACTACCCAAGTCCCAAAAGAAGAAATAGTCCACCACGTAGAAGAGGGACTAGATAAGGCATCAGAAAGTTAA
- a CDS encoding MgtC/SapB family protein, translated as MQEILLDTTLVLRCIIGFAVGALIGLERQKRMREDLTAGIRSFGLHSLMATLAAYSFTVSGSPTLFIYAIVISAILTSSQIVYKMFRTMRKGTTTSIVFGISFVLGALVGLDEAPLEGQLVGPLQVLAMTMSFFIFLVLGFKEEVASAVGVITKEEMISAVQLGVLIFFLWPLLPATWEIGPITLAVHQTYLLVVLLLSISFANYILVKQYRTRGTYFFGFFGGFANSEATVTSLADFHVRTERRFTGRISLSVIFANIAMVLRNGVLVLLIDPSLSIFRFYIIPLGILTMGGLVRLFHERTVIQKPDEEKLDTRFVSPFELTAALKFALVFTVVTVISLFLQDTFSDFGILIAAVFGGFVSAAALVSTVTTGYAMGNISIESAVYSVIIATTIAVLNKIIYVYSTDQEPELTKKVGRDSLLMAVGVLVYLALLAWGIFPWF; from the coding sequence TTGCAGGAGATATTACTTGACACTACACTCGTACTCCGCTGCATAATCGGATTTGCTGTAGGAGCACTCATTGGTCTGGAAAGACAGAAGCGAATGAGAGAAGATCTTACAGCAGGCATACGTTCATTCGGTCTGCATAGCCTCATGGCAACGCTTGCTGCGTACTCATTCACAGTATCAGGAAGCCCGACTCTATTCATCTATGCCATCGTGATATCAGCGATTCTAACAAGTTCACAAATCGTATACAAGATGTTTCGCACCATGCGGAAGGGAACAACCACCAGCATCGTTTTTGGCATCTCCTTCGTTCTAGGAGCGCTTGTCGGGTTGGACGAAGCTCCGCTTGAAGGGCAACTGGTCGGCCCTCTACAGGTTCTTGCTATGACCATGTCATTTTTCATTTTCTTGGTGCTTGGTTTTAAGGAGGAAGTAGCAAGCGCAGTAGGAGTGATTACGAAAGAAGAGATGATTAGTGCAGTGCAGCTTGGTGTCCTGATATTCTTCCTGTGGCCTCTCTTGCCTGCCACCTGGGAAATTGGGCCCATCACCTTGGCGGTGCATCAGACGTATCTGCTTGTTGTTCTCCTTCTCAGCATCAGCTTTGCCAACTACATCTTGGTTAAGCAGTACCGAACACGAGGAACCTACTTCTTCGGATTCTTTGGTGGATTTGCGAACAGTGAAGCCACTGTAACGAGCCTAGCTGATTTTCATGTACGAACGGAAAGAAGATTCACCGGCAGAATCTCACTGTCAGTAATTTTCGCGAATATAGCCATGGTTTTGAGGAATGGGGTACTCGTGTTACTTATTGATCCATCCCTCAGTATCTTCAGGTTCTACATCATCCCTCTTGGTATTCTCACAATGGGTGGTTTGGTCCGTTTGTTTCACGAGCGGACCGTCATACAGAAGCCGGATGAGGAGAAACTAGACACCAGGTTTGTCTCGCCTTTCGAATTAACAGCAGCACTGAAGTTCGCCTTGGTGTTCACTGTAGTAACAGTGATTTCCCTATTTCTTCAAGACACCTTCAGTGACTTTGGAATCCTCATAGCGGCGGTATTTGGTGGCTTTGTCTCTGCTGCAGCGCTTGTATCAACGGTTACCACAGGATATGCAATGGGAAACATATCAATTGAGTCAGCTGTTTATTCCGTGATCATAGCAACAACCATCGCAGTTCTGAACAAGATAATCTACGTCTATTCTACGGATCAAGAACCGGAGTTGACAAAGAAAGTGGGCAGAGACTCACTCCTCATGGCTGTCGGAGTCCTTGTGTATTTGGCCCTGTTAGCGTGGGGTATTTTCCCTTGGTTCTAG
- a CDS encoding DNA-directed RNA polymerase subunit K yields the protein MSDDSKDDKNSEEQEPEEEQEEEEKEEDKDDEDDSGHTEKERQLLALAEISGVGPRTAEKLYREGYGDLEKLEKANSAVIAVSINGLSVRKARNVIDAASEIRKAIESGEIDLSQKRLRKRKRPEPEEPNEAHELPSAEEFEPPPERSELTTGLEEEKEDMGIPIGPKWLTKFEKARIIGARALQLSMGAPLLVNPDNVDGNLFALAEAELKMGMLPMTVRRRMPTGEHRDIPLSLLLENTRLD from the coding sequence ATGTCAGATGATTCGAAGGACGACAAGAACTCCGAGGAACAGGAACCTGAGGAAGAACAAGAAGAGGAAGAGAAGGAAGAAGACAAGGATGACGAAGATGACAGTGGACACACCGAGAAGGAACGACAGCTCCTCGCTCTGGCAGAGATATCAGGCGTAGGCCCTCGTACTGCTGAGAAGCTGTACAGAGAAGGATACGGTGATCTGGAAAAGCTGGAGAAGGCCAACTCAGCAGTTATTGCTGTAAGCATCAATGGCTTGAGCGTCAGAAAAGCCAGGAACGTTATTGACGCGGCTAGTGAAATCAGAAAGGCCATTGAATCTGGTGAAATCGACCTCAGCCAGAAGAGACTCCGTAAACGGAAAAGACCTGAACCAGAGGAACCCAACGAAGCTCACGAACTACCTAGTGCGGAAGAATTCGAACCGCCACCGGAAAGATCGGAACTTACTACAGGCTTAGAGGAAGAGAAAGAGGATATGGGCATTCCAATAGGCCCAAAATGGTTAACCAAGTTTGAGAAGGCCAGAATCATCGGAGCACGAGCACTTCAGCTTTCGATGGGAGCTCCTCTTCTCGTCAATCCTGACAACGTTGACGGTAACCTCTTCGCGCTGGCAGAAGCTGAGCTGAAAATGGGAATGCTACCAATGACCGTGAGACGGAGAATGCCTACTGGAGAGCATCGTGACATTCCGCTTTCATTGCTACTAGAGAACACGAGGCTGGATTGA
- a CDS encoding TCP-1/cpn60 chaperonin family protein, which translates to MSQQPIIVLREDTERRRGRDAQRNNIMAAKVIAESVRSALGPKGMDKMLVDGFGDITVSNDGATILKEMDVSHPAAKMVIEVARTVDDEVGDGTTTAAVLTGEFLKQAEELLDQKIHATTIISGYRKASQHALDIIDKTADEIDPEDENYRDILVDVAKTAMSSKFVSTSKEALAEIVVDAVLAISKGKEAGEDISIKDIPRQKQEGLQVDHTELINGLVLDKEIVHAGMPKKIDKAKIALLEAPLEVSKTEFDTKISISDPTSMQSFLDEEQNMLKSMVNKIVETGANVVICQKGIDDLAQHFLAKNGILAVRRIKKSDVERLHKATGATIVSQINNLTKDDLGEADLVEQRKVADDKMLFVEGTPQASAVTIMVRGGTDHIVDEVDRALNDALYVVRDVIMEPKVTYGGGALACEMAQSLREQASKFEGREQYAVNAFADALEVVPTTLSENAGLDPIDMLVELRSAHSEGKKHFGVDITSSKIDDMKKNRVIESAAVNRQIVMSASEAAQMLLKIDDVISSKGGGMGQGGAPGAGEDLD; encoded by the coding sequence ATGAGTCAACAACCGATTATCGTATTACGAGAGGATACCGAGAGACGTAGGGGCCGTGATGCCCAGAGAAACAACATCATGGCGGCAAAGGTAATTGCCGAGTCAGTTAGGTCTGCCTTGGGTCCAAAAGGTATGGACAAGATGCTTGTAGATGGATTTGGCGACATTACCGTTAGCAATGACGGTGCAACCATCCTCAAAGAGATGGACGTGTCCCATCCTGCTGCGAAGATGGTTATCGAAGTAGCCCGAACCGTGGACGATGAAGTGGGCGATGGTACTACCACAGCAGCAGTTCTTACAGGCGAATTTCTCAAGCAAGCAGAGGAACTGCTGGATCAGAAAATCCACGCCACTACTATAATTAGTGGTTATAGGAAAGCCTCACAGCATGCACTAGATATTATTGATAAGACTGCTGATGAAATCGACCCAGAAGATGAGAATTATCGTGATATTCTCGTTGATGTAGCAAAAACTGCCATGTCAAGCAAGTTCGTTTCAACTTCCAAGGAGGCACTGGCAGAAATTGTTGTCGATGCAGTTCTTGCAATCAGCAAGGGAAAAGAAGCTGGTGAAGACATTTCAATAAAGGATATACCACGACAGAAGCAGGAAGGCCTTCAAGTCGACCACACTGAGCTGATTAACGGTTTGGTTCTTGACAAGGAAATCGTACATGCCGGAATGCCCAAGAAAATAGACAAGGCCAAGATAGCACTTCTTGAGGCACCTCTTGAAGTCTCTAAGACTGAATTTGATACCAAGATTTCTATATCTGACCCAACATCAATGCAATCATTCCTAGACGAAGAGCAGAATATGCTGAAGTCGATGGTAAACAAGATTGTAGAGACTGGTGCCAACGTCGTTATCTGCCAGAAAGGTATCGATGACCTCGCACAACACTTCTTGGCGAAGAACGGTATTCTAGCGGTCAGGAGAATCAAGAAATCAGATGTTGAGCGCCTGCACAAAGCGACAGGTGCAACTATTGTTTCACAGATAAACAATCTTACCAAGGATGACTTGGGTGAAGCAGACCTTGTTGAACAACGGAAGGTCGCTGATGACAAAATGCTCTTTGTTGAAGGCACACCCCAGGCCTCAGCGGTTACAATAATGGTGCGCGGCGGTACAGATCACATCGTAGATGAGGTAGATCGTGCTCTCAATGATGCACTCTACGTTGTCCGTGATGTAATCATGGAACCAAAAGTCACCTATGGTGGTGGAGCACTCGCTTGTGAAATGGCTCAGAGTCTTCGTGAACAAGCATCCAAGTTTGAAGGCAGAGAGCAATACGCTGTCAACGCTTTCGCTGATGCTCTAGAGGTTGTACCCACAACCTTGTCTGAGAACGCTGGACTCGATCCAATCGACATGCTTGTTGAGCTCCGTTCCGCACATTCGGAAGGCAAGAAGCACTTTGGAGTCGACATCACCAGTAGCAAGATAGATGACATGAAGAAGAATCGTGTCATTGAGTCGGCTGCCGTCAATAGACAGATTGTTATGTCTGCTTCTGAAGCTGCACAGATGCTTTTGAAGATCGATGACGTCATCAGTAGCAAAGGCGGCGGTATGGGTCAGGGCGGCGCACCCGGGGCGGGCGAAGACCTAGATTAA
- a CDS encoding DUF89 family protein, which produces MTDDPLVVPLIPDCSACMVNSLKTLIPLLTEDKQRQFELFSTAFDILAEGFQEKKDPATLSIELYRDLYSMEDAVDPYHDIKKISNEAAKKGMKKVRERINSLEGYEKLRAALASAIAGNMIDFNTAGHNPDLSKLVEAFVSIEEQGFAVDDSQKLWQQLKSRDGKMVFLADNVGETYFDIPLVEIANAKDWTVTYVVKDKPMMNDVVLEDVRETGIEEIAEVITSGAWAFGVPKKWVSEEFLDSVAQADVVISKGQANIETFPEIQRELNVETYYISRAKCPHIASVLGVSKGENVVLRRK; this is translated from the coding sequence GTGACAGATGATCCACTAGTTGTTCCGCTGATTCCTGACTGTTCAGCATGCATGGTCAACTCACTTAAGACATTGATACCTTTGCTTACCGAAGACAAACAGAGACAGTTCGAATTGTTCTCTACTGCATTTGACATTTTGGCCGAGGGTTTTCAAGAGAAGAAAGATCCCGCAACCCTTTCTATCGAACTTTACAGGGATCTCTATTCCATGGAAGACGCTGTTGACCCGTATCATGATATCAAAAAGATCAGCAATGAAGCAGCGAAAAAGGGCATGAAGAAGGTACGGGAAAGAATCAATTCTCTGGAAGGTTATGAGAAACTGCGGGCTGCTTTGGCTTCAGCAATCGCGGGCAATATGATTGATTTCAACACAGCAGGGCATAATCCGGATTTGAGTAAACTCGTAGAAGCCTTTGTTTCAATCGAGGAACAGGGTTTCGCAGTTGATGACTCACAAAAGCTTTGGCAACAATTGAAATCCAGGGACGGCAAAATGGTATTCCTTGCCGATAATGTTGGTGAAACATACTTCGATATCCCGCTTGTTGAAATCGCCAATGCAAAGGACTGGACTGTGACCTATGTTGTGAAGGATAAGCCAATGATGAATGATGTTGTCTTGGAAGATGTCAGGGAAACAGGGATTGAGGAAATCGCTGAGGTCATCACATCAGGGGCATGGGCATTTGGTGTTCCCAAGAAATGGGTAAGTGAAGAGTTCCTTGATTCCGTGGCTCAAGCAGACGTGGTCATCTCAAAGGGGCAGGCGAACATTGAAACATTTCCAGAAATCCAGCGAGAACTGAATGTGGAAACATATTATATCTCAAGAGCAAAATGCCCGCATATTGCGAGCGTATTGGGTGTTTCAAAGGGAGAGAACGTTGTTCTTAGACGCAAATAG
- a CDS encoding GNAT family N-acetyltransferase: MQSKEVEKAMDSEFQIRQFTEDDLDSVVEINRECLPENYPERFFLGLYKHAPKAFLIASREGEVVGYIMCRIERGISNFGIRPTKKGHIVSVAVLPDHRRIGIGGALVDSAMKSMTSYGADEYFLEVRKTNDAAVSVYQNLGFSIKKTLNGYYRDGEDAYLMVNKKEEEE; the protein is encoded by the coding sequence ATGCAATCAAAAGAAGTTGAAAAAGCGATGGATTCAGAATTTCAAATCCGTCAATTTACTGAAGACGACCTTGACTCCGTCGTTGAAATCAACAGAGAATGTTTACCCGAAAACTATCCAGAGCGTTTCTTTCTGGGCTTGTACAAACATGCACCCAAAGCGTTTCTTATCGCCAGTAGAGAGGGAGAAGTTGTTGGTTATATTATGTGTCGTATTGAGCGTGGAATATCAAACTTTGGAATCAGACCGACTAAGAAAGGGCACATAGTTTCTGTGGCAGTCCTACCAGATCATCGGAGGATAGGAATTGGTGGGGCATTGGTTGATTCCGCGATGAAGTCCATGACTTCATACGGCGCTGATGAATACTTCCTCGAAGTTCGAAAAACAAATGATGCGGCTGTATCTGTCTATCAAAACCTTGGTTTCAGCATCAAAAAGACCCTTAACGGGTACTATAGGGATGGAGAAGACGCCTACTTGATGGTCAACAAGAAAGAAGAGGAAGAATGA
- a CDS encoding adenylate kinase family protein encodes MNAIVIGGSPGCGKTTVASLLGRSLDRDVISLGELAVEKDCITEEDLERDTLVIDEDCMVKAIRDEIHKNDDEIILEGHYVDLVPFRDVEKVIILRVHPEALRTRLMERDYPEIKVRENVEAEVFGVCQMDAIHSFGEELVFEVDTTGLTPEETRDKIIDLLRGSSEPARIDWMQRLEKEGILDDYVTPQFE; translated from the coding sequence ATGAATGCAATTGTCATCGGTGGTAGTCCAGGATGTGGAAAGACCACAGTTGCATCTTTGCTTGGACGAAGCTTGGATCGAGACGTCATTTCACTTGGCGAGCTTGCTGTCGAGAAGGACTGTATAACTGAAGAAGACCTAGAGAGAGACACCTTGGTCATTGATGAGGATTGTATGGTTAAGGCTATTCGGGACGAAATCCACAAAAACGACGATGAAATAATTTTAGAAGGTCACTACGTAGATTTGGTGCCCTTCAGAGACGTTGAGAAAGTTATCATTCTTCGAGTACATCCTGAAGCCCTACGGACTCGTCTCATGGAACGCGACTATCCAGAAATCAAAGTCAGAGAGAATGTTGAAGCCGAAGTCTTCGGGGTCTGTCAGATGGACGCAATTCATTCCTTCGGAGAGGAACTTGTTTTTGAAGTAGATACGACAGGTCTCACTCCTGAAGAGACCCGCGACAAAATAATCGATCTACTACGTGGCTCTAGTGAACCTGCCAGGATAGACTGGATGCAGCGTCTTGAGAAGGAAGGCATCCTTGATGACTACGTTACTCCCCAATTTGAATAG